One window from the genome of Corvus moneduloides isolate bCorMon1 chromosome 9, bCorMon1.pri, whole genome shotgun sequence encodes:
- the SLC30A7 gene encoding zinc transporter 7, which yields MLPLSIKDDEYKPPRLNLLRKVSGWFRSILADKTSRNLFSFLCLNLSFAFVELLYGIWSNSLGLISDSFHMFFDCTALLAGLAASVISKWRSNDAFSYGYVRAEVLAGFVNGLFLIFTAFFIFSEGVERALEPPDVHHERLLPVSILGFIVNLIGIFVFQHGGHGHSHGSGHEHSHSLFNGGLSHGHSHGNHGHSHEHKHSHGHTHGHGHGHSHGQDYCHDDHSLEVMAGSSKQILQGVFLHIVADTLGSIGVIISAILMQNYGLMIADPICSMLIALLIGVSIVPLLKESIGILMQRTPPSLENALPQCYQRVQQLQGVYSLHDPHFWTLCTDVYIGTLKLLVAPDADGRWILSQTHNIFTQAGVRQLYIQIDVAAM from the exons ATGCTGCCCCTCTCCATCAAGGACGATGAGTACAAGCCGCCCAGGCTCAACCTGCTCAGGAAGGTGTCGGGCTGGTTCAG GTCTATCCTGGCGGACAAGACTTCCCGCaacctcttctccttcctctgtctCAACCTCTCCTTCGCCTTTGTGGAGCTGCTCTACGGCATCTGGAGTAACAG TTTAGGTCTAATATCAGATTCTTTTCATATGTTTTTTGACTGTACTGCTCTATTGGCTGGATTAGCAGCTTCAGTTATTTCAAAATGGAGGTCAAACGATGCTTTCTCATATGG gtATGTTCGAGCAGAAGTACTTGCTGGTTTTGTAAATGGTTTATTCCTCATCTTTACagcattcttcattttttctgaagGTGTTGAG agagcACTTGAGCCTCCCGATGTGCATCATGAGAGACTTCTTCCTGTTTCCATACTAGGATTCATTGTAAATCTCATAggaatatttgtttttcagcatgGAGGTCACGGGCATTCACATGGCTCTG GGCACGAGCACAGCCATTCTCTATTTAACGGTGGTCTCAGCCATGGGCACAGTCACGGAAATCATGGGCACAGCCACGAACATAAACATTCCCATGGACACACTCATGGTCACGGCCATGGACACTCTCATGGTCAGGATTATTGTCATG ATGACCATTCTCTTGAAGTGATGGCTGGATCCAGCAAACAGATTTTACAAG GTGTATTTCTGCACATTGTGGCAGACACGCTGGGAAGTATTGGTGTAATCATATCTGCTATACTGATGCAGAACTATGGTCTAATGATAGCAGATCCTATTTGTTCAATGCTGATAGCACTACTTATAGGTGTAAG tatTGTTCCACTTTTAAAAGAATCCATTGGGATTTTGATGCAGAGAACTCCTCCTTCTCTGGAAAATGCCCTGCCTCAGTGCTACCAGAGG GTGCAGCAGTTGCAAGGAGTTTACAGTTTACATGATCCACATTTCTGGACCCTCTGTACTGATGTTTACATAGGGACTTTGAAGTTATTAGTAGCTCCTGATGCTGATGGAAGGTGGATTCTAAGCCAGACTCACAATATTTTTACTCAG gCAGGAGTAAGGCAGCTTTACATACAGATTGATGTTGCAGCCATGTAG
- the EXTL2 gene encoding exostosin-like 2 has protein sequence MRCFHFCKLPGRVMGIRLLRFTSVVIIVLLLVAGALTALLPTIKDDKLPNSRREPKTQSQSALDSFTLIMQTYNRTDLLLKLLNHYQAIPHLHKVIVVWNNIGEKTPEEMWNSLGPHPVPVVFKVQTVNRMRNRLQNFPDLETKAVLMMDDDTLVSAHDLAFAFSVWQQFPEHIVGFVPRKHISTPSGVYSYGSFELQNPGFGNGDQYSMVLIGAAFFHSGYLEDFQRQPEAVYALIDETQNCDDIAMNFLVAKHTGKPSGVFVKPVDIRNLEKDTNSGYSGMWHRAEHLLQRSYCVNKLVNIYDGMPLKYSNIMISQFGFPNYANHKNKM, from the exons ATGAG GTGTTTTCACTTCTGTAAGCTTCCAGGAAGAGTTATGGGAATCCGCCTACTGCGTTTCACCTCTGTGGTGATCATCGTCTTGCTTCTTGTGGCAGGTGCTTTAACAGCTTTGCTTCCCACTATCAAAGATGACAAATTGCCCAATTCAAGAAGGGAACCAAAAACCCAGAGTCAGTCTGCCTTGGATTCATTCACTCTTATTATGCAGACATACAATAGAACTGACTTACTGCTAAAGCTTTTAAATCATTATCAAGCAATCCCCCACCTACATAAAGTAATTGTTGTGTGGAACAACATTGGTGAGAAGACACCAGAGGAAATGTGGAATTCCTTGGGgcctcatcctgtccctgttgtCTTCAAAGTTCAAACTGTAAATCGTATGAGAAACAGGCTGCAGAATTTCCCTGATCTGGAAACAAAAG cTGTTTTAATGATGGATGATGATACACTAGTCAGTGCTCATGACCTCGCTTTTGCCTTTTCCGTTTGGCAG caattTCCAGAGCATATAGTGGGATTTGTTCCTAGAAAGCACATTTCTACTCCTTCAGGCGTATACAGCTATGGCAGCTTTGAATTGCAGAAccctggatttgggaatggagaTCAGTATTCTATGGTGCTTATCGGCGCAGCATTTTTTCACAGTGGGTATTTAGAAGACTTTCAACGGCAGCCAGAAGCAGTGTACGCCTTAATAGATGAAACTCAAAATTGTGATGATATTGCCATGAATTTTCTGGTAGCCAAGCATACTGGAAAGCCTTCAGGAGTGTTTGTGAAGCCTGTTGATATaagaaatttagaaaaagaCACTAACAGTGGCTATTCTGGAATGTGGCACCGAGCAGAGCATTTGTTACAGAGATCCTACTGTGTAAATAAACTGGTTAATATTTATGATGGCATGCCCTTAAAATATTCTAATATCATGATTTCTCAGTTTGGTTTTCCTAATTATGCcaatcacaaaaataaaatgtaa